The proteins below come from a single Halostagnicola larsenii XH-48 genomic window:
- a CDS encoding DUF7857 domain-containing protein, translating to MVDISTSTERRDDVTFVSATVTNDRTTPQYVRLESTLTPVWPPRRNGVVVPEWDGSRWRGRLEPDSRRGIGFASPATATDDPIRIIDARRDDGRADIDARTVRSRLERWTPSKRTGTGL from the coding sequence ATGGTCGACATCTCGACGAGTACCGAGCGGCGCGACGACGTGACGTTCGTCAGCGCCACCGTAACGAACGATCGGACGACGCCACAGTACGTTCGCCTCGAGAGTACACTCACGCCGGTCTGGCCGCCGCGACGAAACGGCGTCGTCGTCCCGGAGTGGGACGGTTCACGCTGGCGAGGGCGTCTCGAACCCGACAGTCGGCGCGGGATCGGGTTTGCGAGCCCGGCGACGGCGACGGACGATCCGATCAGAATAATCGATGCGAGACGGGACGATGGCCGAGCGGATATCGACGCTCGAACGGTTCGCTCGAGACTCGAGCGATGGACGCCATCAAAGCGAACCGGGACAGGACTGTGA
- a CDS encoding transcription initiation factor IIB, with product MDDGNTNPICIECDGQLRTDGTETVCEECGLVSEENAIDHGPEWRSFEDDNSDRRRTGAPLTRSRHDRGLSTEIGYGSGSGSRLTGRKRRQLARMRREHNRARISTKAERNQVYGFTRIKRLITELSLPDAAREQACALFKSAQSEDLLRGRSLEGFAAAAVYAVCRTLSMARTLSEIVAISRADESELKAAYDALNRELGLSTGPIDPTQYLPRYASKLDLDTTIEQCAREHVETLLENCAIGGRNPSGVAAACLYVAANDCPDCEGITQASAGAVADVNPVTIRSTIHQLEECY from the coding sequence ATGGACGACGGCAATACGAACCCGATATGTATAGAATGCGATGGACAGCTCCGAACCGACGGCACTGAGACGGTCTGTGAAGAGTGCGGTCTCGTTTCCGAGGAGAACGCGATCGATCACGGTCCCGAATGGCGCTCGTTCGAGGACGACAACAGCGACCGACGTCGAACCGGCGCACCGTTGACTCGCTCCCGTCACGATAGAGGACTTTCCACTGAAATCGGATACGGATCCGGATCCGGATCGCGGTTAACGGGACGGAAACGCCGCCAGCTCGCTCGGATGCGCAGGGAACACAATCGGGCCCGGATCTCCACGAAGGCAGAGCGAAATCAGGTGTACGGATTCACTAGGATCAAACGGTTAATCACCGAGCTATCGCTCCCGGACGCCGCTCGAGAACAGGCCTGTGCGCTCTTCAAATCCGCTCAGTCCGAAGACCTTCTCCGCGGTCGATCGCTTGAGGGTTTCGCGGCCGCCGCGGTGTATGCGGTCTGTCGAACGCTGTCGATGGCCCGAACGCTCTCCGAAATCGTCGCCATCTCTCGAGCCGACGAATCCGAACTCAAAGCGGCGTACGACGCTCTCAACCGAGAACTCGGTCTTTCGACGGGACCGATCGATCCGACGCAGTACCTCCCTCGATACGCATCGAAACTCGACCTCGATACAACCATCGAACAATGTGCTCGAGAGCACGTCGAAACCCTCCTCGAGAACTGTGCGATCGGTGGTCGAAATCCAAGTGGCGTTGCAGCAGCGTGTCTGTACGTCGCGGCGAACGATTGTCCAGATTGTGAGGGAATTACGCAGGCATCCGCTGGTGCTGTCGCCGACGTCAACCCGGTCACGATCAGATCAACGATTCATCAACTCGAGGAGTGTTACTGA
- the argF gene encoding ornithine carbamoyltransferase → MTTRHLLDIDDLSASELETILERAERYKRAQHQGESHEDLPGQTLGMIFQKPSTRTRVSFETGMTQLGGHAVFLGADDIQLGRGEPLKDTARTLSRYVDAVMARVFKHENIEVLAEYSSVPIVNGLTDDAHPCQTLADLLTIREQQGGSSSDAFDGVSAAWVGDGNNVAQSFAIGAALAGIDLTVATPAGYGIDDEVVDRVADLGGHLTTTTDPVEAVADTDVVYTDVWISMGQEDERDVRMDNFEGFQVNADLLEHAPNASVMHCLPAHRGEEISDGVIEGDRSIVFDQAENRLHAQKALLSWLLE, encoded by the coding sequence ATGACGACACGACACTTACTCGATATCGATGATCTCTCCGCTTCGGAACTCGAGACGATCCTCGAGCGCGCGGAGCGATACAAACGAGCACAGCACCAGGGCGAGAGTCACGAAGACCTTCCGGGCCAGACGCTCGGAATGATCTTTCAGAAGCCGAGTACGCGTACGCGCGTCTCTTTCGAAACGGGGATGACCCAACTCGGCGGACACGCCGTGTTCCTCGGCGCGGACGACATTCAACTCGGCCGAGGCGAACCGCTCAAAGACACCGCGAGAACGCTTTCGCGGTACGTCGACGCGGTCATGGCTCGAGTCTTCAAACACGAGAACATCGAAGTCCTCGCGGAGTACTCGTCGGTGCCGATCGTCAACGGACTCACCGACGACGCCCACCCCTGCCAGACGCTCGCCGATCTGCTGACGATCCGCGAACAACAAGGCGGCTCGTCGAGCGACGCGTTCGACGGTGTGTCGGCGGCCTGGGTCGGCGACGGTAACAACGTCGCCCAGTCGTTCGCGATCGGTGCCGCGCTCGCGGGAATCGACCTGACCGTCGCTACACCCGCCGGCTACGGGATCGACGACGAAGTCGTCGACCGAGTGGCCGATCTGGGTGGCCACCTCACGACCACGACCGACCCCGTCGAAGCTGTCGCTGATACCGACGTCGTCTACACCGACGTCTGGATCAGCATGGGACAGGAGGACGAACGCGACGTTCGCATGGACAACTTCGAGGGCTTTCAGGTCAACGCGGACTTACTCGAGCACGCGCCAAACGCGTCGGTGATGCACTGTTTGCCCGCCCACCGCGGCGAGGAAATCTCCGACGGCGTGATCGAGGGCGACCGCTCGATCGTCTTCGATCAGGCGGAGAACCGATTGCACGCACAGAAGGCGTTGCTGAGTTGGCTCCTCGAGTAG
- the thrC gene encoding threonine synthase, giving the protein MSLSLAAEQPAPPVDAEDGAWLECIECGETFAPFADIRYTCDECDGLLEVRYVDLPSLDDFEGRGVWRYADALPLDSGVTTQEGATPLYEVPRLENDVGVEALRIKHEGMNPTGSFKDRGMTVGVAVAKELGVDRLACASTGNTSAALAAYGSRGGMETLVLLPAGKVAAGKIAQASLHGARILEVDGNFDSCLDIVQELAARGEAYLLNSLNPFRLEGQKTIGLEILEAFRDDYGAFPDRIVLPVGNAGNTSALYKAFRELVQVGDLPLEDVPKLTGVQAAGAAPMVEAIENDADEVRRWDDVETRATAIRIGNPVNAPKALPGIRETDGTAVAVSDEEITDAQRDLAEEGIGVEPASAASIAGLRKLRADGVVTDDERVACLTTGHLLKDPDAAAAAGSDPQPVPNDTEGVLEHLHE; this is encoded by the coding sequence ATGAGTCTGAGTCTTGCCGCGGAACAGCCGGCACCGCCCGTAGACGCCGAAGACGGTGCCTGGCTCGAGTGCATCGAGTGTGGCGAAACGTTCGCGCCGTTCGCGGACATTCGCTACACCTGCGACGAGTGCGACGGATTGCTCGAGGTTCGCTACGTTGACCTCCCCTCCCTCGATGATTTCGAGGGGCGGGGCGTCTGGCGATACGCCGACGCGCTCCCGCTCGACTCGGGCGTGACGACCCAGGAGGGTGCCACACCGCTGTACGAGGTGCCGCGCCTCGAGAACGACGTCGGGGTCGAGGCCCTGCGAATCAAACACGAGGGAATGAACCCGACCGGCTCGTTCAAGGATCGGGGCATGACCGTCGGCGTCGCCGTCGCGAAGGAACTCGGCGTCGACCGACTCGCCTGCGCCTCGACCGGAAACACGAGCGCGGCGCTCGCGGCCTACGGCTCGCGCGGTGGGATGGAGACACTCGTTCTCCTCCCCGCCGGGAAAGTCGCGGCCGGAAAGATCGCCCAGGCGAGCCTCCACGGCGCGCGGATCCTCGAAGTCGACGGGAACTTCGACTCCTGTCTCGACATCGTTCAGGAACTGGCCGCCCGCGGCGAAGCCTACCTCCTGAACTCGCTGAACCCGTTTCGACTCGAGGGTCAGAAGACGATCGGCCTCGAGATTCTCGAGGCCTTCCGCGACGATTACGGCGCGTTCCCGGATCGAATCGTCCTTCCGGTCGGAAACGCCGGCAACACCTCGGCGCTGTACAAGGCGTTCAGGGAACTGGTGCAGGTCGGGGACCTGCCCCTCGAGGACGTACCAAAGCTCACCGGCGTTCAGGCGGCGGGTGCTGCGCCGATGGTCGAGGCGATCGAGAACGACGCCGACGAGGTTCGCCGCTGGGACGACGTCGAAACGCGAGCGACGGCGATTCGAATCGGAAACCCGGTCAACGCACCGAAGGCGCTGCCCGGGATCAGAGAGACCGACGGCACCGCCGTCGCCGTCTCCGACGAAGAAATCACGGACGCACAGCGGGATCTCGCCGAGGAAGGTATCGGCGTCGAACCCGCCTCCGCGGCTTCGATCGCGGGGCTTCGAAAACTTCGCGCGGACGGCGTCGTTACCGACGACGAACGCGTCGCCTGTCTCACGACTGGACACCTGCTCAAAGACCCCGACGCGGCAGCCGCCGCCGGGAGCGATCCGCAACCGGTTCCGAACGATACCGAGGGCGTTCTCGAGCACCTTCACGAGTAA
- a CDS encoding thiol-disulfide oxidoreductase DCC family protein — translation MSAFINYFADDSRSSPINLAVARVVLGTYLLWRVVFLDWGFYQEWPRALNIGIDFLHRDVLLALLPYQRWLVAGLLVSFIVGYKIKWSGGLASLLLLEMLSVKATVYLSGTVESLFVCSYFVLLFAFFHDDDAMSADAVLRTKEKSLDQLNRFLKEGSNQSYRMRPFKWALVIVGLMYLGAAWGKLLNGSFDIYLSGAQLQRDILYSQVATGVTRPIGEFVVQHEVLAWLGFVGTALVQSLFIVAVVLGVTVTPFVIGLIGFHVAVILTLGLYFIDMIVVLSLFGAWDVVYRKLAADQTNAVQLVYDERCYFCARSLYLFKHLDINDSVQFYTQSDAPSELVDRDEVDLEKEMYLFRDGEAHGGYDAFRHLFKQFRIFLPITLLMAFPPVRLVGERIYEYIADNRNRHFVCSYEPDETS, via the coding sequence ATGAGCGCGTTCATCAACTACTTTGCCGACGATTCTCGCTCGTCACCGATCAACCTCGCCGTCGCTCGCGTCGTGCTGGGGACATACCTCCTCTGGCGCGTCGTCTTTCTCGACTGGGGGTTCTACCAGGAGTGGCCTCGAGCCCTCAATATCGGCATCGACTTCCTTCATCGAGACGTGCTCCTAGCGTTGTTGCCCTACCAGCGATGGCTCGTCGCCGGATTGCTCGTGTCCTTTATCGTTGGGTACAAGATCAAGTGGTCGGGCGGACTCGCGAGTCTCCTCTTGTTGGAGATGCTGTCGGTCAAGGCGACGGTTTACCTGTCGGGAACCGTCGAGTCGCTGTTCGTCTGTTCGTATTTCGTCCTCCTCTTCGCGTTCTTCCACGACGATGATGCGATGTCGGCGGACGCCGTACTCCGGACGAAAGAGAAATCGCTCGACCAACTGAACAGGTTCCTCAAGGAGGGGTCGAACCAGTCCTACCGAATGCGGCCGTTCAAGTGGGCGCTCGTCATCGTCGGCCTCATGTATCTCGGCGCCGCGTGGGGGAAGTTACTCAACGGGTCGTTTGATATCTATCTCTCCGGCGCTCAGTTGCAGCGCGATATCCTCTACAGCCAAGTCGCGACCGGCGTGACCCGACCGATTGGCGAGTTCGTCGTTCAACACGAGGTTCTGGCCTGGCTCGGATTCGTCGGGACCGCGTTGGTCCAGTCGCTGTTTATCGTCGCAGTCGTTCTGGGCGTGACGGTAACGCCGTTCGTCATCGGCTTGATCGGCTTTCACGTCGCAGTGATACTCACCCTGGGACTGTACTTCATCGACATGATCGTCGTTCTCTCGCTGTTTGGCGCGTGGGACGTCGTCTACCGGAAACTCGCCGCGGATCAAACGAACGCGGTCCAACTGGTCTACGACGAACGCTGTTACTTCTGTGCGCGGAGCCTCTATCTCTTCAAACACCTCGACATCAACGATTCGGTCCAGTTTTACACCCAGTCGGACGCCCCGTCCGAACTGGTCGACCGCGACGAGGTCGACCTCGAGAAGGAGATGTACCTCTTTCGCGATGGGGAGGCCCACGGCGGCTACGACGCGTTCCGTCACCTGTTCAAGCAGTTCCGGATCTTTCTCCCGATCACGCTGTTGATGGCCTTCCCGCCGGTCAGGCTGGTCGGCGAACGAATCTACGAATACATCGCCGACAATCGGAATCGTCACTTCGTCTGTAGCTACGAGCCGGACGAAACGTCCTGA
- a CDS encoding FxsA family protein: MLRWLSALLLIPFLDAVLLALVFSRTEFGWVAMVLLVVLTGLIGLLLVRAEGRRTLGKMQRSLANGEPPTNELLDGGLLIAAGAFLLTPGLVTDLIGFLLVVPITRIPIRAALKRFVIVPYADKKTGGFISGGVYTFGFPNGEDMGGQGPGPTGTNTTAGSSESSDGTYNLDDDSYTVESDTGDDEYTIEFGDEESRDDETGSDPNAR, encoded by the coding sequence ATGCTCCGGTGGCTCTCCGCACTGTTGCTCATCCCGTTTCTGGACGCGGTACTCCTCGCGCTGGTCTTCAGCCGTACCGAGTTCGGCTGGGTCGCGATGGTGTTGCTTGTCGTTCTGACTGGACTGATCGGCCTGTTGCTCGTTCGCGCCGAAGGCCGGCGAACGCTCGGGAAGATGCAACGCTCGCTCGCGAACGGAGAGCCACCGACGAACGAACTGCTCGACGGCGGCCTGTTGATCGCCGCCGGAGCCTTCCTGCTCACGCCGGGGCTGGTCACCGATCTGATCGGCTTCCTGCTCGTCGTTCCGATCACCAGAATCCCGATCCGAGCGGCGCTCAAGCGGTTCGTGATCGTTCCCTACGCGGACAAGAAGACTGGTGGATTCATCAGCGGCGGCGTCTACACGTTCGGGTTCCCGAACGGCGAAGACATGGGCGGTCAGGGCCCCGGACCGACGGGAACGAACACGACGGCGGGCTCGAGCGAATCCAGTGACGGAACCTACAATCTCGACGACGATTCCTATACCGTCGAATCCGATACGGGAGACGACGAGTACACCATCGAGTTCGGCGACGAGGAGTCTCGAGACGACGAGACGGGCAGCGACCCCAACGCTCGGTAG
- a CDS encoding TrmB family transcriptional regulator, with protein sequence MASLRDLGLSEYEARAYRSLLNIGPTTAKELSRASDVPMGRIYDVLNSIEQYNLVRSQTASRPKKYVAVEPATALDRLLDDKKRELDEKAEQYESIVDDLSEELDAAEPVEEQFWTASVGPEETIDLLLERLTAADRDIVMVAADPAPRVDIRTVGDEVLAHLEDALDRGVSVDVLMTRELVASLSENVGRRYQETLQQRDDFDVRISDDVTGSFNIIDGVEVCIQVPNPLASQEVFGMIDLKDPEFAADVHEEFYPSWERATPLEF encoded by the coding sequence ATGGCCAGTCTACGGGATCTCGGGCTTTCGGAGTACGAGGCTCGAGCGTATCGATCGCTGTTGAACATCGGCCCGACGACGGCCAAGGAACTCTCCCGGGCCAGCGACGTGCCGATGGGCCGGATTTACGACGTTCTCAACAGTATCGAACAGTACAACCTCGTCCGCAGTCAGACCGCGAGCCGTCCGAAAAAGTACGTCGCCGTCGAGCCCGCGACCGCGCTCGATCGACTGCTCGACGACAAAAAGCGCGAACTCGACGAAAAGGCCGAACAGTACGAGTCGATCGTCGACGACCTCTCCGAGGAACTCGACGCGGCCGAACCCGTCGAAGAGCAGTTCTGGACCGCCTCCGTCGGCCCCGAGGAGACCATCGACCTCCTCTTGGAACGGCTCACCGCGGCGGATCGGGACATCGTGATGGTGGCTGCGGATCCCGCCCCGCGAGTGGACATTCGAACCGTCGGCGACGAAGTGCTGGCCCACCTCGAGGACGCGCTCGACCGGGGCGTCTCCGTGGACGTGCTGATGACGCGCGAACTGGTCGCGTCGCTGTCCGAAAACGTCGGCCGGCGATATCAAGAGACGCTCCAGCAGCGCGACGATTTCGACGTCCGGATCAGCGACGACGTGACCGGCTCGTTCAACATCATCGACGGCGTCGAGGTCTGCATTCAGGTGCCGAACCCGCTCGCCTCCCAGGAGGTCTTCGGCATGATCGACCTGAAAGACCCCGAGTTCGCCGCCGACGTCCACGAGGAGTTTTATCCGAGCTGGGAACGGGCGACGCCGCTCGAGTTTTGA
- a CDS encoding DUF255 domain-containing protein: MDDVTRVEWREWGQAAFDEAESADVPVLLSLTATWCDHCHEMDEQTYAEPQIAANINDRFVPVRVDADRRPRVRDRYNMGGFPSTVFLAPDGALLTGAGYLGPDGMRQVLDSVGTMWETKGEEASRIPRPLREDEPPAGQLSSDIEGSMLGQLEENYDETAGGWGVEPKFPLPDALEFALKRDREMARRSFEAVSANLFDEYEGGFYRFGAQADWGEIQHEKLLDSNAALVRAFSNAYLYTGREEYQEPASRTIEYLTTTLWNDDAEAFANSQAPGEDGSYTLEASDRAAVDDPPVDAGVFAGPNGLAIEALLTYVAYTDDERARRYAERALETLQTALLEDGVVAHRLPDEDADSIERAPLLLTQARGLRAVLAGASVLGAGTLEDARAIADSTIETLRDGDSFVDAPARGAGLLERTLRPLDANVAFADALVDLAILTGQERYRTVARETLEDFAGASDRFGVQMARYGSAAARLVDDPLVVRVGTHAGTDLHRAGLRVADHEKVVVPNATNELERGTARVEQGDRISGVAETPAKLSEQVRAILE, translated from the coding sequence ATGGACGACGTTACGCGGGTCGAGTGGCGAGAGTGGGGACAGGCGGCGTTCGACGAGGCCGAATCGGCTGACGTTCCCGTGTTGCTTTCGCTCACCGCGACGTGGTGTGATCACTGCCACGAGATGGACGAGCAGACCTATGCCGAGCCACAGATTGCGGCGAATATCAACGATCGGTTCGTGCCGGTGCGCGTCGACGCCGACCGGCGGCCTCGAGTGCGCGACCGGTACAACATGGGCGGCTTCCCCTCGACGGTCTTTCTCGCACCCGACGGCGCGCTGTTGACCGGGGCGGGCTATCTCGGCCCCGACGGGATGCGTCAGGTGTTAGACAGCGTCGGGACGATGTGGGAGACCAAAGGCGAGGAGGCGAGTCGGATCCCGCGGCCGCTTCGGGAGGACGAGCCTCCTGCCGGCCAGCTTTCGAGCGACATCGAGGGATCGATGCTCGGCCAGCTCGAGGAGAACTACGACGAAACCGCCGGCGGTTGGGGAGTCGAACCGAAGTTCCCGCTCCCGGACGCCCTCGAGTTCGCGCTCAAGCGCGACCGCGAGATGGCGCGTCGTTCGTTCGAGGCGGTCAGCGCGAATCTGTTCGACGAGTACGAGGGCGGCTTCTACCGGTTCGGCGCGCAGGCCGACTGGGGCGAGATCCAACACGAGAAGCTGCTCGATTCGAACGCCGCGCTCGTTCGTGCGTTTTCGAACGCCTACCTCTATACGGGGCGTGAGGAGTACCAGGAGCCGGCGTCGCGGACGATCGAGTACCTCACGACGACGCTGTGGAACGACGACGCGGAGGCCTTCGCGAACAGTCAGGCCCCCGGCGAAGACGGGTCCTACACCCTCGAGGCCAGCGATCGAGCGGCCGTCGACGACCCGCCCGTCGACGCGGGCGTCTTCGCCGGACCGAACGGGCTGGCGATCGAAGCCCTGCTCACCTACGTTGCGTACACGGACGACGAGCGCGCCCGTCGCTACGCCGAACGCGCACTCGAGACGCTCCAAACCGCCCTTCTGGAAGACGGTGTCGTTGCCCATCGCCTGCCCGACGAGGACGCCGACTCGATCGAGCGAGCGCCACTGTTGTTGACGCAGGCTCGCGGACTGCGGGCCGTGCTCGCGGGGGCGAGCGTTCTCGGTGCCGGGACGCTCGAGGACGCACGCGCCATCGCCGACAGCACGATCGAGACGCTTCGGGACGGCGATTCGTTCGTCGACGCCCCGGCCCGCGGCGCGGGACTGCTCGAGCGGACCCTCCGCCCGCTCGACGCGAACGTCGCGTTCGCCGACGCGCTCGTCGACCTCGCGATCCTGACCGGACAGGAGCGATACCGGACGGTCGCACGGGAGACGCTCGAGGATTTCGCCGGTGCGAGCGATCGGTTCGGCGTCCAGATGGCACGATACGGATCTGCGGCCGCTCGGCTGGTCGATGACCCGCTCGTCGTTCGCGTCGGAACGCACGCGGGAACCGACCTCCACCGCGCCGGGCTACGGGTAGCAGACCACGAAAAGGTCGTCGTTCCGAACGCGACGAACGAACTCGAGCGAGGAACCGCTCGCGTCGAACAAGGCGACCGGATTTCCGGGGTCGCTGAAACTCCAGCAAAGTTGAGCGAACAAGTGCGTGCCATACTCGAGTAA
- a CDS encoding MinD/ParA family ATP-binding protein, producing the protein MIVAVSGGKGGVGKSTMALNLGAELDAVVVDGDLAMADIPHGRGPDLHDVLTGRADPIEAVRTIEGTRVLPCGRSLAGARAADLGRFEDIIDTVEREFGRVVIDCPAGLASDVGVQLHVSDLVVLVTTDTDEAITDALRTKRLALEVEAPIGAVVLNRATVGVDRKRAIERALGAPVTVVPSAQVVHEARANGLPVRETDSGSIATERIQRLAETVSRCEPK; encoded by the coding sequence GTGATCGTGGCCGTAAGCGGTGGCAAAGGCGGCGTCGGAAAGTCGACGATGGCGTTGAACCTCGGCGCGGAACTCGATGCAGTCGTCGTCGACGGCGACCTCGCGATGGCGGATATCCCGCACGGACGGGGGCCGGACCTTCACGATGTCCTTACAGGACGAGCGGATCCGATCGAAGCAGTACGGACTATCGAGGGTACCCGAGTGCTCCCCTGTGGGCGGTCGTTAGCCGGCGCTCGAGCAGCAGATCTGGGACGGTTCGAGGACATCATCGACACCGTCGAGCGGGAGTTCGGACGCGTGGTTATCGACTGTCCTGCGGGGCTCGCGAGCGACGTCGGCGTGCAGCTACACGTCTCGGATCTGGTCGTGCTCGTCACGACCGATACGGACGAAGCGATCACCGACGCGCTCAGAACGAAACGACTCGCGCTCGAGGTGGAGGCACCGATCGGAGCGGTCGTCCTGAATCGAGCGACCGTCGGTGTCGACCGGAAGCGTGCAATCGAACGCGCACTCGGTGCACCCGTAACCGTCGTCCCGAGTGCACAAGTGGTCCACGAAGCACGAGCGAACGGGTTACCCGTCCGAGAAACGGATTCCGGGTCTATAGCGACCGAGCGCATTCAGCGGCTCGCAGAAACAGTCTCACGTTGTGAGCCGAAGTGA
- a CDS encoding minichromosome maintenance protein MCM — translation MAQAGNSELVDAFEQFFRNYCDNEVKQLAQQYPNEQRSLFIDWQDLYRYDPDLADDYLNQPEQLQRYAEEALRLYDLPIDVSLGQAHVRIRNLPDTESPDIRDIRAQNMNKLVQVRGIVRKATDVRPKIEEAAFECQLCGTLNRIPQSTGDFQEPHECQGCERQGPFQVNFDQSEFVDAQKLRVQESPEGLRGGETPQALDIHVEDDITGEVTPGDHVSAVGVLRLEQQGNQQEKSPIFDFYMEGISVDIDEEQFEDMDITEEDKKEIVRLSTEDDIYEKMVASIAPSIYGYDQEKLAMMLQLFSGVTKQLPDGSRIRGDLHMLLIGDPGTGKSQMLGYIRNIAPRSVYTSGKGSSSAGLTAAAVRDDFGDGQQWTLEAGALVLADQGIAAVDELDKMRSEDRSAMHEALEQQQISVSKAGINATLKSRCSLLGAANPKYGRFDQYEPIAEQIDLEPALISRFDLIFTVTDNPDEEKDRNLAEHILTTNYAGELTTQQEEMTSLDVTTDEIEEMTEQVDPEIDAELLRKYIAYAKQNCHPRMTEAARETIRDFYVDLRLKGTDEDAPIPVTARKLEALVRLAEASARIRLSDTVEAGDAERVVEIVRSTLQDIGVDPETGEFDADIVEAGTTKSQRDRIKNIKQLITDIEAEYDDGAPMDIVLERADEIGMDQSKAEHEIDKLKQKGEVYEPSTDNLRTT, via the coding sequence ATGGCGCAAGCGGGAAACTCCGAACTCGTCGACGCATTCGAGCAGTTCTTCCGGAACTACTGCGACAACGAGGTGAAACAGCTTGCCCAGCAGTATCCAAACGAGCAGCGCTCGCTGTTTATCGACTGGCAAGATCTCTACCGATACGATCCCGACCTGGCGGACGACTATCTCAATCAGCCCGAACAACTCCAGCGCTACGCCGAGGAAGCGCTTCGGCTGTACGATCTCCCCATCGACGTCAGCCTCGGGCAGGCCCACGTCCGCATTCGAAACCTACCCGACACCGAGTCCCCCGATATTCGGGACATCCGCGCCCAGAACATGAACAAACTCGTGCAGGTTCGGGGAATCGTTCGCAAGGCGACCGACGTCCGCCCGAAGATCGAAGAGGCGGCCTTCGAGTGTCAGCTCTGTGGGACCCTCAACCGAATCCCACAGTCGACCGGCGATTTTCAGGAACCCCACGAGTGCCAGGGCTGTGAACGGCAGGGACCGTTTCAGGTGAACTTCGACCAGTCGGAGTTCGTCGACGCCCAAAAGCTCAGGGTTCAAGAAAGTCCAGAGGGGTTACGCGGCGGCGAGACGCCTCAGGCGCTCGACATCCACGTCGAAGACGACATCACGGGAGAAGTGACCCCTGGCGACCACGTTTCCGCCGTCGGCGTCCTCCGCCTCGAGCAACAGGGCAACCAGCAGGAGAAATCTCCCATCTTCGATTTCTACATGGAAGGGATCTCCGTCGATATCGACGAAGAGCAGTTCGAGGACATGGACATCACCGAGGAGGACAAAAAGGAAATCGTCCGTCTCTCCACCGAAGACGACATCTACGAGAAGATGGTCGCCTCGATCGCGCCGTCGATCTACGGCTACGATCAGGAGAAACTCGCGATGATGCTCCAGCTCTTTTCGGGCGTCACCAAGCAGTTACCCGACGGCTCGAGGATTCGCGGCGACCTGCATATGCTGCTGATAGGAGATCCCGGAACCGGTAAATCTCAGATGCTCGGGTATATCAGAAATATTGCACCACGCTCCGTCTATACCTCCGGAAAGGGTTCGTCCTCGGCGGGTCTGACTGCCGCAGCCGTTCGCGACGATTTCGGTGACGGACAGCAGTGGACGCTCGAGGCCGGCGCACTGGTTCTCGCCGATCAGGGAATCGCGGCAGTTGACGAGCTAGATAAAATGCGTTCGGAGGACCGCAGTGCCATGCACGAAGCCCTCGAGCAGCAGCAGATTTCGGTCTCGAAGGCGGGGATCAACGCGACGCTCAAATCGCGGTGCTCGCTGCTTGGCGCGGCAAACCCGAAGTACGGGCGCTTCGACCAGTACGAGCCGATCGCCGAACAGATTGACCTCGAGCCGGCGCTCATCTCGCGGTTCGATCTGATCTTTACGGTCACAGACAATCCCGACGAGGAGAAAGACCGAAACCTCGCAGAGCACATTTTGACGACGAACTACGCCGGGGAGTTGACGACCCAACAGGAGGAGATGACCTCCCTCGATGTGACCACCGACGAGATCGAAGAGATGACCGAGCAGGTCGATCCCGAGATCGACGCGGAACTCCTGCGCAAGTACATCGCGTACGCAAAGCAGAACTGCCATCCGCGGATGACCGAAGCGGCACGGGAAACGATCCGCGATTTCTACGTTGACCTCCGACTGAAGGGGACCGACGAAGACGCGCCCATTCCCGTCACCGCGCGAAAGCTCGAGGCGCTGGTTCGCCTCGCCGAAGCGAGCGCGCGAATTCGACTCTCGGATACGGTCGAGGCCGGTGACGCCGAACGGGTCGTCGAAATCGTGCGCTCGACGCTGCAGGATATCGGCGTCGACCCCGAAACAGGCGAGTTCGACGCGGATATCGTCGAGGCTGGGACCACGAAGTCCCAGCGCGACCGGATCAAGAACATCAAACAGCTAATCACCGACATCGAAGCGGAGTACGACGACGGCGCGCCGATGGATATCGTCCTCGAGCGGGCCGACGAGATCGGGATGGACCAGTCGAAAGCCGAACACGAGATCGACAAACTCAAGCAAAAAGGCGAGGTCTACGAGCCGAGTACGGACAATCTCCGGACGACATAG